The following coding sequences are from one Leguminivora glycinivorella isolate SPB_JAAS2020 chromosome 7, LegGlyc_1.1, whole genome shotgun sequence window:
- the LOC125227946 gene encoding integrin beta-PS, producing the protein MHTQRTTLRLCLWACLVAICWADQPAPLAALAQNPCSSKTTCSDCIRAASCAWCFAPGFNGPRCFNPALEGGTAGCNEAYIFNPDNELSIDQTYNKELSRTRSRSGSSSGSYGESGSYGAAGSAGGAMSTAGSGENLVQIKPQRVNLQLRQNQMQKLSFAYSRAQDYPLDLYYLMDLSRSMKNDQEKLAALGNLLSATMKNITSNFRIGFGSFVDKVVMPYVSTVEKNLRAPCEGCAAPYGFKNQMSLSTDTAYFDQAVSKADVSGNLDAPEGGFDAIMQAMVCKEQIGWRQKANRLLVFSTDAGFHYAGDGKLGGIVQPNDGECHMENNLYTYSTVQDYPSISQINQKAKDHSINVIFAVTSEQIGVYEELSKHIQGSSSGVLTENSDNVVDLVREQYNKITSAVEITDTSSDAIQITYYSSCLDKTNVIQTNKCDGLRVGDVVEFTAEITLKECPKDPSKWKQTFVIYPGVISEGLTVELEMQCDCPCEHRGHHAYDDSLDVCSGNGISACGVCLCQPGRFGKNCECSAQGGGSADQDRGCRPSNASSGAVCSGRGNCICGVCECNKMSDPTEVITGSFCECENFSCDRNKGLLCSGPEHGDCVCGKCQCKPGYTGAACDCLLDTAPCIPPGGGDICSGNGQCVCGQCVCNVNSAQHYSGKYCDKCPTCTGRCEQFKECVLCKVHNRGAEWNDQHVCYESCKDADGINPKVEKGKLEANESRNEHLCSFQDEEDDCLYVFVYSYDENQVLYIRAQEERECPKKVFILGIVLGVIAAIVLVGLALLMLWKMVTTIHDRREFARFEKERMMAKWDTGENPIYKQATSTFKNPTYAGK; encoded by the exons ATGCACACACAACGAACGACGTTACGGCTATGCCTATGGGCTTGCCTGGTCGCGATATGCTGGGCGGACCAGCCCGCCCCGTTGGCCGCGCTTGCTCAGAACCCTTGCTCCAGCAAGACTACCTGCAGCGACTGCATACGAGCGGCCAGCTGTGCCTGGTGCTTCGCTCCCGGGTTCAACGGTCCTAGGTGCTTCAACCCTGCCTTGGAAGGAGGCACTGCGGGCTGTAATGAAGCATATATCTTCAACCCCGACAACGAGCTCTCAATAGATCAAACTTACAATAAAGAACTTAGTAGAA CGCGCTCCCGCTCGGGTTCAAGTTCGGGCTCCTACGGCGAGTCCGGTTCGTACGGAGCCGCCGGTAGCGCCGGCGGCGCCATGTCCACGGCGGGCTCTGGCGAGAACCTCGTGCAGATCAAACCGCAGAGGGTCAACCTGCAATTACGACAGA ATCAAATGCAGAAGTTATCCTTCGCTTACTCCCGTGCCCAAGACTACCCACTGGACCTGTACTACCTTATGGACCTCAGTCGTTCCATGAAGAACGACCAGGAAAAGCTAGCTGCCCTCGGCAATTTGCTCTCCGCGACCATGAAAAATATCACATCCAACTTCAGAATCGGCTTCGGCTCGTTTGTGGACAAAGTTGTCATGCCTTATGTTTCTACTGTTGAGAAAAA TTTGAGAGCGCCTTGCGAAGGCTGTGCGGCACCTTATGGCTTTAAGAATCAAATGTCACTTAGCACTGATACCGCTTATTTTGAT CAAGCTGTATCGAAAGCCGACGTGTCCGGTAACCTGGACGCGCCAGAAGGCGGGTTCGACGCCATCATGCAAGCCATGGTGTGCAAGGAGCAGATCGGCTGGCGCCAGAAGGCCAACAGGCTGCTAGTCTTTTCCACTGACGCCGGGTTCCACTACGCTGGAGACGGCAAG CTTGGCGGCATTGTTCAACCCAACGACGGCGAATGCCACATGGAAAACAACCTGTACACCTACTCTACTGTACAAGACTACCCCAGTATATCACAGATCAACCAAAAG GCAAAGGACCACTCGATCAACGTGATATTCGCGGTGACGTCGGAGCAGATCGGCGTGTACGAGGAGCTCAGCAAGCACATCCAGGGCTCCAGCAGCGGCGTGCTCACCGAGAACTCTGACAACGTCGTCGACCTGGTGCGCGAGCAGTACAAC AAAATCACTTCGGCGGTCGAAATTACGGACACATCGAGTGACGCCATCCAAATCACGTATTACTCATCCTGCCTTGACAAAACCAACGTAATTCAGACGAATAAGTGTGACGGATTAAGG GTGGGCGACGTGGTGGAGTTCACGGCTGAAATCACTCTGAAGGAGTGTCCGAAAGACCCGAGCAAGTGGAAGCAGACATTCGTCATCTACCCCGGAGTCATCTCTGAGGGTCTCACCGTGGAGCTGGAAATGCAATGCGACTGCCCGTGCGAACATCGCGGACATCAT GCGTACGACGACAGCCTGGACGTGTGCAGCGGCAACGGCATCTCGGCGTGCGGCGTGTGCCTGTGCCAGCCCGGGCGCTTCGGCAAGAACTGCGAGTGCTCGGCGCAGGGCGGCGGCTCCGCCGACCAGGACCGCGGCTGCCGGCCCAGCAACGCCAGCTCCGGCGCCGTCTGCTCCGGCCGCGGCAACTGCATCTGTGGCGTCTGCGAGTGCAACAAGATGTCCGACCCTACCGAG GTGATAACCGGTTCGTTCTGCGAGTGCGAGAACTTCTCATGCGACCGCAACAAGGGGCTGCTGTGCTCGGGGCCGGAGCACGGCGACTGCGTGTGCGGCAAGTGCCAGTGCAAGCCCGGCTACACCGGCGCCGCCTGCGACTGCCTGCTCGACACCGCGCCTTGCATCCCGCCAG GTGGCGGTGATATCTGCAGCGGCAACGGGCAGTGTGTGTGCGGCCAGTGCGTGTGCAATGTGAACAGCGCGCAGCACTACTCCGGCAAATACTGCGATAAATGCCCG ACGTGTACCGGCCGCTGCGAGCAGTTCAAGGAGTGCGTGTTGTGCAAGGTGCACAACCGGGGCGCGGAGTGGAACGACCAGCACGTTTGCTACGAGTCCTGCAAGGACGCCGACGGCATCAACCCCAAAGTCGAAAAGGGAAAACTGGAAG CGAACGAGTCCAGGAATGAGCATTTGTGCAGCTTCCAAGACGAAGAAGACGACTGCCTGTACGTGTTCGTGTACTCGTACGACGAGAACCAGGTCCTGTACATCAGGGCCCAGGAGGAACGCGAGTGTCCCAAGAAG GTATTCATCCTGGGCATCGTGCTGGGCGTGATCGCGGCCATCGTGCTGGTGGGGCTGGCGCTGCTGATGCTGTGGAAGATGGTCACCACCATCCACGACCGCCGCGAGTTCGCGCGCTTCGAGAAGGAGCGGATGATGGCCAAGTGGGACACG